TCACGTTGGGGTGCTTCCTCAGCACCCGCGCGAGGTGCTGCAGCGACTGCTGGGCCTCGTGTGTGAGCTGATCCTGATCGAACGCGAAGCGCACGGTGGTGTTCTTGAGCGCCTGCTCGACGGCGGCGATGGCGTCGGCGGTGGGGGGCAGATCGTCCGGGTCGGGCGCGATCGCCATCGAGGGCGGGCGCGTGAACGACGTCTGGACGGCGCGGTTGCAGCCAGTGAGCACCACGAGGACGGCGAGCAGCGTGAAGCGGTTCATGAGACCTCCGTTGTCTGCCGTCGAGGTGCGACGGCGTGCATCGGGGTTCTACGGCCCGCT
This genomic interval from Candidatus Hydrogenedentota bacterium contains the following:
- a CDS encoding OmpA family protein; this encodes MNRFTLLAVLVVLTGCNRAVQTSFTRPPSMAIAPDPDDLPPTADAIAAVEQALKNTTVRFAFDQDQLTHEAQQSLQHLARVLRKHPNVKITVAGNCDERGTEEYNFLLAQRRAEAAAHYLWVLGVRERQLETISYGAELPLSLEGTEEAWALNRRDDLTVKRVTPVASIAP